One Mycobacterium paraseoulense genomic window, TCGAAGGCGGCCCGCCAGGCCGCGTCGGCATCAGTGAAGTTGTTGTAGGACATCTCTTTTCCGTGCAGCTGCTCGGCCTGCGCCAGCCCCGGCCAGGCGGCGGGGTCGCCGTAGAGCGCCGCCTGCTGGTGCGGGTTCTCGCCATAGCGCAGCATCGTCGAGCGTCTCCAGCTGCGCCCCAACCACTTCGGGAAGGCCGTCGGCGGGTGCTCGGGCGCCAGCGTCGACTCCATCCAGCCCGCCACCGCGATGTCGTACTCCGCGGTGTGCTGAAACGCCAGCGCCGCCAGCTTTCTACGCTCGGCGAGGGTGAAACCGCCGTGCCGCACCGCGGCGAGCACGCCGTCGTAGCCGCGCGGGTCGGTGATCACCGCCACGCTGGGATGGTTCTTGGCGGCCGCGCGGACCATCGACGGCCCGCCGATGTCGATCTGCTCGACGCATTCGTCGATGCTGGCGCCGGAGTCGACGGTCTCGCTGAAGGGGTACAGGTTGACGACGACGAGTTCGAAGGCGGCGATCCCGAGTTCCTCGAGCGCCGCGGCGTGCTCGGGTTTGCGGAGATCCGCCAGCAGCCCGGCGTGCACCCGCGGATGCAGCGTCTTGACCCGGCCGTCGAGCACCTCGGGGAAGCCGGTCAGCTCCTCCACCCGGGTGACCGGAATCGCTTTGTCGGCAATGGTCTTCGCGGTCGATCCGGTGGAGACGATCTCGACGCCCGCGTCCGCCAGCCCCCGCGCGAGTTCGACGAGGCCGGTCTTGTCGTAGACGCTGATCAACGCGCGGCGGATCGGCCGTTTCGCCGTCTCCGGCCAGTGGTCGGTGCTCATCGCTTGCTCGCCTTTCGTCCGATCGTCGCCGTTCTTCCGACCAGGGTCAGGCCACCGGTCGCGATCTCGGCCACCACGTCCACCAGAAGCTTCCGCTCCGTGACCTTGATGCGTTCATGCAGGGTCTCGACGTCGTCGCCGTCGAGCACCGGCACGGACTGCTGAGCCAGGATCGGCCCGGTGTCCGTCCCGGCGTCCACCAGGTGCACCGTACAACCTGTGACCTTGACGCCGTAGGCCAACGCGTCGGCCACTCCGTGCGCACCCGGGAACGCCGGCAGCAGCGCGGGATGCGTATTGATCACCCGCCCGTAGAAACGCGAAAGAAATTGCGGGCCAAGTATTTTCATAAAGCCCGCCGACACCACCAGGTCGGGCGAGTGCGCGGCGGTGGCCGCGGTGACGGCCGCGTCCCAAGCGGCGCGGTCGGGGTGATCGCCGAGCCGTGCGGTGAAGGTGGGCAGCGCGGCCCCCGCGGCGATCTCGGTGGCCAGGCAGTCGCGATCGGCGCCGACGGCGACCACGCGGGCCGGGTACTCCCCGACGGCGGCATCGAGCAGGGAGGTCAGCAGCGACCCGGTGCCGGATGCCAACACCACCACCCGCGCCGGCGCGCTCGGCGGGACATGGAGCGGTTCGGCCACAACGAGAGAGCCTAGTGGGAGCTACTCTCCGGAGTCGCGGTCGGTCACTGTCGGATCCGCCTCGTGGGGGGGCGGGTCGTCGTCGGGGGGCGTCAAGACGTCGTCGCCGCTCAGAGGTGCGTCGTCGTCGCCGACCAGCGCGTCGTCAGCGGCGAAATCGTCAGGATCGACGAAACCGGCCGACGCCTCCTCGGCGGGCTCGCCGTCCGGCTCGTCGAACGCCCGCGCAAAGTCCGCGGGGCCGGCCGCGGCGGGCGCGGGTTTGGGCCGCCGGGGCCGGGCGCTGATGCCGCCGGTCATCACCATGGTGATCCCGCCCACCACCGAGAACCAGAAGAACACCCCGACCAGCAGGGCGCCCTGGTCGACGCCGACGTCGCCGAAGTTTCCCAGCCGGCCACTGCCGCCGTACGCGAGCAAGGACATCGTCAGCGCCCCGACGGCCGAGGCGACCAGAAGCTTGGCCACCGCCGGGATCAACGGCAGCGCGCGCCGGGCGCATTGCTGCCCGACGGCGACCCCGGACGATGCGCCGATGATGAGCAGGGCGACCCACACCGGCCCCAGCGGCGGCCTGGGGGCCGCGGCCAGGATCGGCAGCGCCGGGATGTCGCCGCCGAAGACCGTGAACGAACTGAACGTCGCGAAGCCCAGGTGAGCACTCGACCCGACCGCCATCGCCGAGGTGCCGACGATGACGTTGGGGGCGTACAGGATCGACAGCACCGTGAGGCTGAACTGCCCGAATATCGAATCGGTGATCCCGTAGAGGTCCTGCATCGTCGCCCAGTGCACCACCAGCGATGCCGCCGTGACCATGCCGGAGAGCCCGAGCAACGCCAACACCCCGGCGGACGCGGCACGCAGGGCGTCGCCCAGCCACAACGGCAGCGACGACGCCACCAGCAGCCGCCGTCCCACCCGCGACCACACCCCGAGGGCGGCGCCGACCGCATGCACGACGAGCACGCTGGCGAACGCGCGCAGCGCGCTGGGCGTCTGCAGCTCGGTGATCACCGACGAGGCGTCGTGGATCACGGCCAGGGCGATCGCGGCGATCAGCAGGGGCCCGCCGAGCGCGGACGCAACCACCCAGCGGACCACCAGCCAGGAGGAATACGGAGAGGTGGCCCGTGCCGTGCTTCGCGCCGTGGCCCAGATCATCAGCAGCACCGGCAGCAGCGGCAGCACGCCGAGTTCGCGGCCGCCGATGGAGATCGGCACCTGGTGCACGCCGAGCCACATGCTGGCGATCGCGCCCAGCGCCCCGGTCATGTCGCTGTTGGCGATCAACAACTGCAGCAGCGTGACCGCGGCGATGATGACCAGCGCCACCATGGCCGGGCCGAACGCGACCCGGACAAGGTCACGCGCCTGGCGGGCGCCCGCCGGCCGGCTGTCCGCGCCTTCCGACACCCTTTTCACTCTCGGCGCACGTCCCGACTCAGGCGCGAAGGCGCACCGTTAGGACGGCGCGGGACCAGACGGCGACGAAGGCGACTGCTGCTCCTGGCCGTAGGGCTGCTGGCCCCCGGCCTGGTTGGAGTAGTTGGGCGCCGAGCCCTCGGAGCCGGCTCCGGCCCCAGGCGGCGGGCTGAAGCTGGGGAAGCCGGTGGGCGGCGTGGACGGCCCCTGCTGCGCGGCCTGCTGGGGTCCGGATTGCGGCGCGGGCTGCGCGCCGAAACCGCCGGTCGGGACCGCGCTTTGGGTCGGGGCCTGACTGGCCGGATAACCGCCGTACTGCGATCCGTACCCGGGGTGCTGCGACTGCTGGCCCCCCGGCTGACCGTAGTAGGGCTGCTGGCCGTACTGCCCGTATTGCCCGTACTGGCCGTACTGGGCGTAGGGGTCGTATTTCGGCCGCGGCGCCGGCGCGGTGATCACGCCCGCGTCCAGCAGAACGACGACGACCGCGGCGATCGCCTGGAGCACGCTGCACGCCACCAGGGGCCACATCGCCCAGCCGATCGCGACGCCGGTGGGCAGGTTGATCGTCTCGGTGATGGCCAGCAGCCCGCCCAGCACCGCGATGACGGCGACGATGCCGGCGTAGCTCTTGGCCTTGGGCAGCAGGCTCAGCCCGGCCAGCAGCGCGGCCAGCAACGCGACGATGACGGCGGTACCCGCATCGCCGGCGCGGCCGCCGACACCCGGGCCGAGGTCGGCGCCGATGGTGAACGTCGGCCCAAAGTTCAGCAGGTACACCGCGAGGCCGAGCACGACCACCGCGATGTTCAGGTAGAGCGGGAGCTTCGTCGTGCCGTCGTCGTCCTTGGTGAACGACGGTGTGGCGCCTGCGTAGGACCCCCCGGGCGGCGCGGTCGAGTATCCGGGGCTGCCGGGCGAGTAGGTCATGGCTCCTCCTGTTGCTTCCAGTGCCTTGAAGTGCCTTGCGGGCGCCACGGTTGCGTCGCGACGCTGTGCTTGCGGGCGCGCCGTTCCATAAACGCCGTGCCCGGCGGTTGCGTTGCGACGCGATCGATCAACCACGCTAGCGCACTTCGGAACGCCCGTGCCGTGGCGACCGGCTTCGACACCAGACCGCCGTCGATCGGGGAAGCGGGCCTCACCGGGGACGGCCGGCGCCGTCGCGGCTTGCTCAGCGGAGGTAGAACACGTTCTAATTCTCCCCATGGATTACGGGCTTGTGCTTTTTACCAGCGACCGTGGCATCTCTCCGGCGTCGGCCGCGAAGCTTGCCGACGAACACGGCTTCACAACCTTCTACGTGCCGGAACACACGCACATCCCGATCAAGCGCGAGGCGGCGCACCCGACCACGGGCGACGCGTCGCTGCCCGACGACCGCTACATGCGGACGCTAGACCCATGGGTGAGCCTGGGCGCCGCGTGCGCCGTGACGTCGCGGGTGCGGCTGTCCACCGCGGTGGCGCTGCCGGTCGAGCACGACCCGATCACGTTGGCGAAAAGTATTGCGACCCTCGACCATCTGTCCGGCGGCCGGGTCAGCCTGGGCGTCGGCTTCGGGTGGAACACCGACGAGCTCGCCGACCACGGCGTGCCCCCCGCTCGGCGCCGCACCATGCTGCGCGAATACATCGAGGCCATGCGCGAGCTGTGGACCAAAGAGGAAGCCGCCTACGACGGCGAGTTCGTCAAGTTCGGGCCCAGCTGGGCGTGGCCCAAGCCCGTCCAGCCGCACATTCCCGTGTTGGTCGGCGCGGCCGGGACCGAAAAGAACTTCAAATGGATCGCCCGCAGCGCCGACGGCTGGATCACCACCCCGCGCGACTTCGACATCGACGAGCCGGTGAAGTTGCTGCAGGACACGTGGGCGGCCGCCGGCCGCGACGGCGCCCCGCAGATCGTCGCGCTGGACTTCAAGCCGATCCCCGAGAAGCTCGCCAAATGGGCCGAACTCGGAGTGACCGAGGTGCTGTTCGGCCTGCCGGACAAGTCGGATGACGAGGTAGCCGCGTACGTCGAGCGGCTGGCCGGCAAGTTGGCCGCCCTCGTGTAAGCGCGAGTAGTCAGGCCAACGTGCAGCGGTTGCCGTAGTCGAACGAGCGCACCCGCACCGAGTGCCCGACCGGGTCGCCGTCGATCAACAGCGCGATCAGTTCGTCGTCTTCGGTGGTCGACAGGAACCGGCTGCCGTCGTCCAGCCGGCCGATGACGATGCCGGTGGGGCGGCCGTCGTCGCGGCGCACCGTGTAGGTCTCGACGGTGCCGACCCCGTCGGCGTGCTCGGTCACCGGCACACTCGGCCAATCGGCGACCTGCTGCTGGGCTTGGGCGCTGCGGTTGGGCTTCCATTCCGCCGGAGTGCTGCAGTACACGCCGACCGAGTACTTGCTCAGGATTCCGCCGTTGGCGCCGACGAGGCCGTATTCGCCGGGCGCGCTTCGCAATTGCGCGACGGTCTCGGCGACCGCATGCATCGAGTAGTTGTTGCCGGCGCCGCCGAAGAACGGCAGCCCGCCGGTCAGCGTCAGGCCGCGCGGGTCGTCGGGCGCGATGCCCATGCCGTCGCAGATGTTGAACACCGGCACCGGAAAGCAGCTGTACAGGTCGAATGTGGCGATGTCCTCGACGCCGACGCCGGCCATCGCGAGCGCCTCGCGCACGGCCAGGACGGCCGACGGGGAGTGTCCGAGATCCGGGCGCTCCAATAGGGCCTGCTCCTCCAGGTCGGCGTGGCCGTGCAGGTACACCCAGTTCTCCTCGGGCACCCCGAGGCGACGGGCCGCCCCGACCGACATCAGCAGCGCCGCCGCGCCCTGGTTCACCTGGTCACGGGCGACCATCAGCCGCGGGTACGGCTCCGCGATCATCCGGTTGCGCTCGGTGACGGTGATCAGCTCGTCGACCGTGCGTTCCACCGGCGCGGCGGCGAACGGATTGCTGGCCGCGACCTTGGTGAAGGGCGCGAACAACTCGCCCATCCGCCGCCGGTATTCGGCCGGCCCCAGCCCGGTCCCGGCCCGCCTCGCGTTTTCCAGCAGTGCGTACTGGATCGGCGCGCTGGTCAGCCCGTGACTGACGGTGTAGCGCGAGACGAGCTTCTCGATCCCCTGGCCCCGGTCTTCCAGATCGCCGTCGACCGTCTCGGTGAAGTCGGGCCGGGCTTCGGCTTTCGCGAAGTAGCGCAACGTCGAGGTGGCGTCGGAGCCGAACACCATCGCGACCTGGGAGCGGCCCGCCGCGATCTCCCCCGCCAGCTCGCTGATCAGGTGCTGCGGCCCCTGTCCCCCGACGATTTCCAGGATCGCGCGGGCCGGCGACGCGCCGATGCGGTTGGCCACGGACCGCGGGTAGTTGTTCGACCGCCCCAGGGGGGCGTTGATCACACCCGAGATCTCGAACTGCCGCACGCCGGCCACGGTGTCGATGGCCGCCGCCACGTCCTCGGCGCCGCAGTCGTCGACGGCGGCCCGGGCCGCCGCGGCGGCCAGCTCGACGGGCGACATCCCACGGTAGGCCGCATCGTCGATGCGCTCGGCGGCCTGCCCCACGCCAACGACGACGGGGGTGTTCGGGTCGAGATTCATAGACCCACTATGTACCGCAGGGCCGCTCCCGGCCTAATCGAGCTCGACCCGCTACAGGCTCTGCAGGATCTCCCGGGCCAGGGCAGCCGTCTCCGACGGGGTCTTGCCGACCTTGACGCCGGCGGCCTCCAGGGCCTCCTTCTTGGCGGCCGCGGTGCCCGACGAGCCGGACACGATGGCGCCCGCGTGGCCCATCGTCTTGCCTTCCGGCGCAGTGAATCCCGCGACATAGCCGACGACCGGCTTGGACACGTTGGCCTTGATGTAGTCGGCCGCCCGCTCCTCGGCGTCGCCGCCGATCTCACCGATCATCACGATGACCTTGGTGTCGGGGTCCTTCTCGAAGGCCTCGATGGCGTCGATGTGTGTGGTGCCGATCACCGGGTCTCCGCCGATGCCGATCGAGGTGGAGAACCCGAAATCGCGCAGC contains:
- a CDS encoding acetyl-CoA acetyltransferase; the encoded protein is MNLDPNTPVVVGVGQAAERIDDAAYRGMSPVELAAAAARAAVDDCGAEDVAAAIDTVAGVRQFEISGVINAPLGRSNNYPRSVANRIGASPARAILEIVGGQGPQHLISELAGEIAAGRSQVAMVFGSDATSTLRYFAKAEARPDFTETVDGDLEDRGQGIEKLVSRYTVSHGLTSAPIQYALLENARRAGTGLGPAEYRRRMGELFAPFTKVAASNPFAAAPVERTVDELITVTERNRMIAEPYPRLMVARDQVNQGAAALLMSVGAARRLGVPEENWVYLHGHADLEEQALLERPDLGHSPSAVLAVREALAMAGVGVEDIATFDLYSCFPVPVFNICDGMGIAPDDPRGLTLTGGLPFFGGAGNNYSMHAVAETVAQLRSAPGEYGLVGANGGILSKYSVGVYCSTPAEWKPNRSAQAQQQVADWPSVPVTEHADGVGTVETYTVRRDDGRPTGIVIGRLDDGSRFLSTTEDDELIALLIDGDPVGHSVRVRSFDYGNRCTLA
- the purN gene encoding phosphoribosylglycinamide formyltransferase, with the protein product MAEPLHVPPSAPARVVVLASGTGSLLTSLLDAAVGEYPARVVAVGADRDCLATEIAAGAALPTFTARLGDHPDRAAWDAAVTAATAAHSPDLVVSAGFMKILGPQFLSRFYGRVINTHPALLPAFPGAHGVADALAYGVKVTGCTVHLVDAGTDTGPILAQQSVPVLDGDDVETLHERIKVTERKLLVDVVAEIATGGLTLVGRTATIGRKASKR
- a CDS encoding LLM class F420-dependent oxidoreductase, with protein sequence MDYGLVLFTSDRGISPASAAKLADEHGFTTFYVPEHTHIPIKREAAHPTTGDASLPDDRYMRTLDPWVSLGAACAVTSRVRLSTAVALPVEHDPITLAKSIATLDHLSGGRVSLGVGFGWNTDELADHGVPPARRRTMLREYIEAMRELWTKEEAAYDGEFVKFGPSWAWPKPVQPHIPVLVGAAGTEKNFKWIARSADGWITTPRDFDIDEPVKLLQDTWAAAGRDGAPQIVALDFKPIPEKLAKWAELGVTEVLFGLPDKSDDEVAAYVERLAGKLAALV
- a CDS encoding DUF5336 domain-containing protein, with the protein product MTYSPGSPGYSTAPPGGSYAGATPSFTKDDDGTTKLPLYLNIAVVVLGLAVYLLNFGPTFTIGADLGPGVGGRAGDAGTAVIVALLAALLAGLSLLPKAKSYAGIVAVIAVLGGLLAITETINLPTGVAIGWAMWPLVACSVLQAIAAVVVVLLDAGVITAPAPRPKYDPYAQYGQYGQYGQYGQQPYYGQPGGQQSQHPGYGSQYGGYPASQAPTQSAVPTGGFGAQPAPQSGPQQAAQQGPSTPPTGFPSFSPPPGAGAGSEGSAPNYSNQAGGQQPYGQEQQSPSSPSGPAPS
- a CDS encoding cell division protein PerM, with translation MKRVSEGADSRPAGARQARDLVRVAFGPAMVALVIIAAVTLLQLLIANSDMTGALGAIASMWLGVHQVPISIGGRELGVLPLLPVLLMIWATARSTARATSPYSSWLVVRWVVASALGGPLLIAAIALAVIHDASSVITELQTPSALRAFASVLVVHAVGAALGVWSRVGRRLLVASSLPLWLGDALRAASAGVLALLGLSGMVTAASLVVHWATMQDLYGITDSIFGQFSLTVLSILYAPNVIVGTSAMAVGSSAHLGFATFSSFTVFGGDIPALPILAAAPRPPLGPVWVALLIIGASSGVAVGQQCARRALPLIPAVAKLLVASAVGALTMSLLAYGGSGRLGNFGDVGVDQGALLVGVFFWFSVVGGITMVMTGGISARPRRPKPAPAAAGPADFARAFDEPDGEPAEEASAGFVDPDDFAADDALVGDDDAPLSGDDVLTPPDDDPPPHEADPTVTDRDSGE
- the purH gene encoding bifunctional phosphoribosylaminoimidazolecarboxamide formyltransferase/IMP cyclohydrolase, with amino-acid sequence MSTDHWPETAKRPIRRALISVYDKTGLVELARGLADAGVEIVSTGSTAKTIADKAIPVTRVEELTGFPEVLDGRVKTLHPRVHAGLLADLRKPEHAAALEELGIAAFELVVVNLYPFSETVDSGASIDECVEQIDIGGPSMVRAAAKNHPSVAVITDPRGYDGVLAAVRHGGFTLAERRKLAALAFQHTAEYDIAVAGWMESTLAPEHPPTAFPKWLGRSWRRSTMLRYGENPHQQAALYGDPAAWPGLAQAEQLHGKEMSYNNFTDADAAWRAAFDHEETCVAIIKHANPCGIAISSESVADAHRKAHECDPLSAFGGVIAANTEVSLEMAEYVSTIFTEVIIAPAYAPEALEALTRKKNIRVLVASEPLTGGTELRPISGGLLVQQRDELDAHGDNPANWTLATGSPADPATLTDLVFAWRACRAVKSNAIVIAGGGATIGVGMGQVNRVDAARLAVERGGDRVRGAVAASDAFFPFPDGLETLTAAGVKAVVHPGGSVRDDEVTAAAANAGVTLYLTGARHFAH